In Acidimicrobiales bacterium, the following are encoded in one genomic region:
- a CDS encoding methyltransferase domain-containing protein yields the protein MGVDGDLLKQYTMTTWGYKQGESVSLMIHLGVRLGLYEALDGAGPVTAGDLAAATGLHERWLREWLRSQAAAQLMVSDEGETFELQAEAAMVLARKGTPTYAGGVFSHLRNPKVADGLAEAFQTGLGLTYDGQGEGSEQHVEAMLAPMARALLVPKVIPALDGVADRLAAGAKVVDVGCGTGLALELMAAAWPDCTFEGYDVSERAVSVARHRFDDVDNVTIHLAGGEDVPPTADVDLMMTLDCLHDMPRPDLAMGAIRAAISDDGTWLVKEIKSSPEWSKNLRNPMLAMMYSTSVASCMSSAMSSEDGLGLGTLGMNPAVLESMVTDAGFTRFSMHDLDDPTNLYYEVRP from the coding sequence ATGGGTGTCGACGGCGACCTTCTCAAGCAGTACACCATGACCACCTGGGGCTATAAGCAGGGGGAGTCGGTGTCGCTGATGATCCATCTGGGGGTGCGGCTCGGGCTCTACGAGGCGCTTGACGGTGCGGGCCCGGTGACGGCGGGCGACCTGGCGGCAGCCACTGGGCTGCACGAACGGTGGCTACGCGAATGGCTTCGTTCGCAGGCGGCGGCCCAGCTGATGGTCAGTGACGAGGGGGAGACGTTCGAGCTACAGGCTGAAGCCGCCATGGTGCTGGCCCGTAAGGGCACGCCGACCTATGCCGGCGGTGTGTTTAGCCACCTTCGGAACCCGAAGGTCGCGGACGGGCTGGCCGAGGCATTCCAGACCGGTCTGGGCCTGACGTACGACGGCCAAGGTGAGGGATCCGAGCAGCACGTTGAAGCGATGCTGGCGCCCATGGCCAGAGCGCTGTTGGTGCCGAAGGTGATTCCGGCTCTGGACGGGGTGGCCGACCGGTTGGCGGCCGGCGCCAAGGTCGTGGACGTGGGCTGTGGCACCGGGCTGGCCCTCGAGTTGATGGCTGCCGCATGGCCCGACTGCACGTTTGAGGGATACGACGTGTCCGAACGGGCGGTGTCGGTAGCCCGGCACCGATTCGACGACGTCGACAACGTGACTATCCACCTAGCTGGCGGGGAGGACGTGCCTCCGACCGCCGACGTCGACCTGATGATGACTCTTGACTGCCTGCACGACATGCCGAGGCCCGACCTGGCAATGGGAGCTATCCGGGCGGCCATTTCCGACGACGGGACATGGCTGGTCAAGGAGATCAAATCGTCGCCCGAGTGGTCCAAGAACCTACGCAACCCGATGCTGGCCATGATGTATTCGACGTCGGTGGCGTCGTGTATGTCGTCGGCCATGTCAAGTGAAGATGGCCTAGGCCTTGGGACGCTCGGCATGAACCCGGCGGTCCTCGAGTCGATGGTCACCGACGCCGGCTTCACCCGGTTCTCCATGCACGATCTCGATGATCCCACCAACCTCTACTACGAGGTACGTCCCTAA
- the ftsE gene encoding cell division ATP-binding protein FtsE, whose amino-acid sequence MIRLEGVSKVYKGDVVALKNATAEIQRGEFVFLVGPSGSGKSTFIRLLNREEVVDEGRIMVAGKDLGEMSTWRVPYLRRQIGYIFQDYKLLPKKTVYENVAFGLEVIGRPRQVIRTQVPAILELVGLSRKSERLPDELSGGEQQRVSIARAFVNRPLILLADEPTGNLDPATSVGIMRLLDRINRSGTTVVMATHDRGIVDTMRRRVIELDRGVIRRDESQGVYE is encoded by the coding sequence ATGATCCGGCTCGAGGGCGTCTCGAAGGTCTACAAGGGCGACGTGGTGGCCCTGAAGAACGCCACTGCCGAGATCCAGCGTGGCGAGTTCGTCTTCCTGGTCGGGCCGTCGGGTTCGGGCAAGTCGACCTTCATCCGGTTACTAAACCGTGAAGAGGTGGTCGACGAGGGGCGGATAATGGTCGCCGGCAAAGACCTCGGCGAGATGAGCACGTGGCGGGTGCCGTACCTGCGACGCCAGATCGGGTACATCTTCCAGGACTACAAACTTCTGCCGAAGAAGACGGTGTACGAGAACGTGGCCTTCGGCCTCGAAGTGATTGGGCGTCCCCGCCAGGTCATCCGCACCCAGGTGCCGGCCATCCTCGAGTTGGTGGGCCTCAGCCGCAAGTCCGAACGGCTACCTGACGAACTGTCCGGCGGCGAACAACAGCGGGTATCCATTGCCCGCGCCTTCGTTAATCGGCCGTTGATCCTGTTGGCCGACGAGCCGACCGGAAACCTAGACCCCGCCACCTCTGTGGGGATCATGCGCCTGCTGGATCGCATCAACCGAAGCGGCACCACGGTGGTTATGGCCACCCATGACCGGGGCATCGTCGACACGATGCGTCGACGGGTCATCGAGTTGGACCGTGGAGTGATCCGGCGTGACGAGTCTCAGGGCGTGTACGAGTGA
- a CDS encoding Rieske 2Fe-2S domain-containing protein yields MDGGPPEPGWVRVADAVPSPGTIAESTIERNGRTDDLVVWVTVSGVPCVSEARCPHQWSHLAHEGAVDGEELVCLTHFWRFGVDGEGWKQNVNGRRDRKGDLEVLPCVAHDGGIWIQSDD; encoded by the coding sequence ATGGATGGGGGCCCGCCGGAACCGGGATGGGTTCGGGTGGCCGATGCCGTGCCGTCACCGGGGACCATCGCCGAATCGACCATCGAGCGCAATGGTCGGACCGACGACCTAGTGGTCTGGGTGACCGTTTCTGGGGTGCCGTGCGTGTCGGAGGCCCGATGCCCGCACCAGTGGTCTCACCTGGCCCATGAGGGGGCAGTCGACGGCGAGGAGCTGGTCTGCTTGACCCACTTCTGGCGTTTCGGCGTGGACGGCGAGGGTTGGAAGCAGAACGTGAACGGCCGCCGAGACCGAAAGGGCGACCTCGAGGTGCTGCCGTGCGTAGCGCACGACGGCGGCATCTGGATCCAGTCTGACGACTGA
- the hrcA gene encoding heat-inducible transcriptional repressor HrcA, which produces MLEDRKAAILSAVVEEYIDTAQPVGSARIAGSGDVGVSAATVRNELANLEEQGYLVQPHTSAGRVPTEKAYRFFVDRMEGPGPLDAADREQVQAFFRRSHREMEQMLSDTSSLLSDLTGSAAVVLAPDRDHQEVRSVQVVGLTRDLALLVLVMANGTVEKHTLELIGPSEDPSEATLAIAAAHLSAALIGHSLSAVPDTPVTGDDKVDAVLTVVSRILEARTESADRAFVGGTSRVAAAFGEVERVRQVLDVLERQFIVVTMIRDVIDRGMSVAIGTETGIEPLADCSLVVAPYEIDGEAAGSIGVLGPTRMDYSQALATVAVVGRRLGDRLTEG; this is translated from the coding sequence GTGTTGGAGGACCGGAAGGCGGCAATTCTGAGCGCGGTGGTCGAGGAGTACATCGACACCGCGCAGCCCGTGGGATCAGCGCGTATTGCGGGATCCGGCGACGTCGGGGTCTCAGCAGCCACCGTTCGTAACGAACTAGCCAACCTTGAGGAGCAGGGCTACCTGGTTCAGCCCCACACCTCGGCGGGCCGGGTGCCGACTGAGAAGGCCTATCGCTTCTTTGTGGACCGTATGGAGGGGCCCGGACCGTTGGATGCCGCGGACCGCGAGCAGGTCCAGGCGTTCTTCCGCCGATCGCACCGCGAGATGGAACAGATGCTCTCCGACACGAGCAGTCTCCTCTCGGACCTCACTGGAAGTGCCGCAGTCGTGCTGGCACCCGATCGCGACCATCAGGAGGTCCGGTCAGTTCAGGTGGTGGGCCTCACCCGTGACCTCGCGCTGCTGGTGCTGGTCATGGCCAACGGAACCGTAGAAAAGCACACGCTCGAGTTGATCGGTCCGTCAGAGGATCCGTCGGAAGCCACGCTGGCCATAGCGGCGGCTCACCTGTCAGCGGCCCTCATCGGCCACAGCCTGTCGGCGGTCCCCGATACGCCGGTGACCGGCGACGACAAAGTCGACGCGGTGCTCACCGTGGTCAGCCGAATCCTCGAAGCACGCACCGAGTCGGCAGATCGGGCCTTTGTGGGCGGGACGTCCCGGGTGGCCGCGGCGTTCGGCGAAGTCGAGCGGGTACGTCAAGTACTGGACGTATTGGAACGCCAGTTCATCGTGGTGACGATGATCCGTGACGTGATTGACCGCGGTATGAGCGTGGCGATCGGCACCGAGACGGGGATCGAACCTCTGGCCGACTGTTCGCTGGTCGTGGCGCCCTATGAGATCGACGGTGAGGCCGCCGGGTCGATCGGCGTGCTCGGCCCGACCCGCATGGACTACTCGCAGGCCCTCGCCACCGTGGCCGTCGTCGGACGGCGCCTCGGCGACCGTCTCACAGAAGGCTGA
- a CDS encoding RsmE family RNA methyltransferase, with amino-acid sequence MTDASAPLLDPGDRHHLARVLRLRDGDPITVGDGAGRWGRAVFRSAVEPEPTAEVVVVAEPEPTVAVGFALIKGGRPELVVQKLTELGVDRILPLTAERSVVRWDDTKATVQVERFRRVAREAAMQSRRVWLPQIDEVSAPGDVMVPEGLAVAEHGGDPIDGSVRALLVGPEGGWTTDELVNHRTVSLGQTVLRAETAAIVAGTLLTAIRDGRLWPHA; translated from the coding sequence GTGACTGATGCGTCGGCCCCGTTGTTGGACCCTGGTGACCGCCACCACCTGGCCCGCGTATTGCGGCTACGCGACGGGGACCCGATCACGGTCGGGGATGGTGCGGGTCGTTGGGGCCGGGCCGTGTTCCGCTCTGCCGTTGAGCCCGAGCCAACCGCCGAGGTCGTCGTCGTGGCGGAGCCTGAGCCGACGGTGGCCGTGGGCTTCGCTCTCATCAAGGGCGGACGACCCGAGTTGGTGGTTCAGAAGCTGACTGAGTTGGGGGTTGACCGGATCCTCCCACTGACTGCCGAGCGGTCGGTGGTGCGGTGGGACGACACCAAGGCGACTGTCCAGGTAGAGCGGTTCAGGCGGGTAGCCCGGGAGGCAGCCATGCAGTCGCGTCGCGTGTGGTTGCCTCAGATTGACGAGGTGTCGGCACCCGGCGATGTCATGGTGCCTGAAGGTCTGGCGGTGGCCGAGCACGGTGGCGACCCGATCGATGGTTCGGTTCGGGCGCTGCTGGTCGGGCCAGAGGGAGGGTGGACCACCGATGAGCTGGTGAACCACCGGACGGTGAGCCTCGGCCAGACGGTGCTGCGCGCCGAGACAGCAGCCATCGTGGCTGGCACGCTGCTCACGGCCATCCGCGACGGACGGCTCTGGCCACATGCCTGA
- a CDS encoding transcriptional regulator — MADSFSRPTAAGATPSASDDDYSILLGERIRVIRRQKRLSLQDVEARSESEFKASVLGAYERGERAVSVPRLRRLAEFYDVPVDQLLPAVLGEVRVEATGDEPPAWVPGQKVVIDLIAMVDASGPEVELIRRYLGIIQVKRQDFNGRVLTIRQDDLQALAAILGTGVDDAAPRLAEMGLLRPAALL; from the coding sequence GTGGCCGACTCTTTCTCCCGTCCGACCGCCGCCGGGGCGACCCCGTCGGCGTCCGACGATGATTACAGCATCCTTCTCGGCGAACGCATCCGGGTCATCCGGCGTCAGAAGCGGCTCTCTCTACAGGACGTTGAGGCCCGTTCCGAGTCGGAGTTCAAGGCTTCGGTGCTGGGTGCCTACGAACGTGGTGAACGGGCCGTCTCGGTACCTCGTCTCCGCCGCCTAGCCGAGTTCTACGACGTCCCAGTAGACCAGTTGCTTCCGGCGGTACTGGGCGAGGTTCGGGTTGAAGCGACAGGAGACGAACCACCGGCATGGGTGCCTGGCCAGAAGGTGGTCATCGACCTGATCGCCATGGTCGACGCATCGGGCCCCGAGGTGGAGCTCATTCGGAGGTATCTCGGAATCATCCAGGTCAAGCGTCAGGACTTCAACGGGAGGGTCCTGACCATCCGCCAAGACGACCTCCAGGCGTTGGCTGCCATCCTCGGCACCGGGGTCGATGATGCGGCTCCCCGCCTTGCCGAAATGGGCCTTCTACGGCCCGCCGCTCTTCTCTGA
- the prfB gene encoding peptide chain release factor 2 has protein sequence MQNFAPDLASLRTRLDEAAGYLRIAEQAKRRAGLEAEMADPELWNDQDRGRRVQKDLASVIEDLDLHAGLTGDIEEAETLVEMAVEEADDSLEGEITAAVASLGSRFDELELRSLFSGQYDEGDAVCQVQSGAGGTDAQDWAETLLRMYTRWADRRGFALQVESISEGTEAGISSAEFVVRGRYAFGLLQAERGVHRLVRISPFNKEAKRQTAFASLQVVPFFDEIVDEIDIDETDLRIDTYRSSGAGGQHVNVTDSAVRITHLPTGVVTSCQNERSQHQNKDKAMQMLAARLLDLERQKRDAELAQIGGEKLIVDFGSQIRSYVLQPYQMVKDLRTDHEVGDVAGVLDGDLDGFMESYLRWSRTNASN, from the coding sequence GTGCAGAACTTTGCTCCCGACTTGGCCTCCCTGAGGACCCGTCTAGACGAGGCCGCCGGCTACCTCCGGATCGCCGAGCAGGCGAAACGTCGGGCCGGTCTGGAGGCCGAGATGGCGGACCCAGAGCTGTGGAACGACCAGGACCGTGGTCGACGCGTCCAGAAGGACCTGGCCTCAGTCATCGAGGATCTCGACCTCCACGCCGGCCTGACCGGCGATATCGAGGAAGCTGAGACCTTGGTCGAGATGGCCGTCGAGGAGGCTGACGACAGCCTGGAGGGAGAGATCACCGCGGCGGTGGCATCTCTGGGCAGTCGCTTCGACGAACTCGAACTGCGGTCGCTGTTCAGTGGCCAATACGACGAGGGCGACGCGGTCTGTCAGGTGCAGTCCGGAGCGGGCGGGACCGATGCACAGGACTGGGCTGAGACCCTGCTGCGCATGTACACACGGTGGGCCGACCGGCGGGGCTTCGCCCTCCAGGTCGAGTCCATCTCGGAAGGCACCGAGGCCGGCATCAGCTCGGCGGAGTTTGTAGTGCGTGGTCGCTACGCCTTCGGGCTCCTGCAGGCCGAACGTGGGGTCCATCGGCTAGTTCGGATCTCGCCGTTTAACAAGGAGGCCAAGCGGCAGACTGCGTTTGCCTCGCTGCAGGTCGTTCCGTTCTTCGACGAGATTGTCGATGAGATCGACATCGATGAGACCGATCTTCGCATCGATACCTACCGTTCGTCGGGTGCCGGCGGCCAGCACGTCAACGTGACCGATTCGGCAGTTCGGATCACACACCTACCGACGGGGGTCGTGACGTCCTGCCAGAACGAACGGAGTCAGCACCAGAACAAAGACAAGGCTATGCAGATGCTGGCCGCGCGCCTGCTCGACCTGGAGCGTCAAAAGCGCGACGCCGAACTGGCACAGATCGGCGGCGAGAAACTGATCGTCGACTTCGGTAGTCAGATCCGGTCCTACGTATTGCAGCCGTACCAGATGGTCAAAGATCTACGGACCGACCATGAGGTGGGGGACGTGGCCGGTGTGTTGGACGGTGACCTGGACGGCTTCATGGAGTCGTACCTCCGCTGGTCACGGACCAACGCCAGCAACTGA
- the secA gene encoding preprotein translocase subunit SecA — protein MSVFSRVLRSGEGRKVKALEALVPDINALSDATSALSDDALRARTSEFRQRYDNGESLDDLLVEAFAVVREASWRVIGQRHYDVQMMGGMALHLGWVAEMRTGEGKTLVSTLPAYLNGISGRGVHLCTVNDYLASRDAEWMGQIHRWLGLSVGLVVPDVRDRAEKRAAYAADITYGTNNELGFDYLRDNMAMAGAEKAQRGHAFCIVDEVDSILIDEARTPLIISGRLAEAAALYQRFAAVVQGLNAESHYEVDEEKGIIAPTEAGVHAVEAALGVDNLYDQVSSNLVHQFHSALKAKELYKRDKDYIVVDGEVRIVDEFTGRVLEGRRWSDGIHQAVEAKEGVSIKEENQTLATITLQNYFRLYDKLAGMTGTAETEAAELAGIYGLQVVPIPTNRPLARLDQSDLIFKSEAGKFSAVVDDIVERRDGGQPVLVGTVSVENSERLSRELEKRGVDHEVLNAKQHFREADVVAQAGRPGAVTVATNMAGRGVDIVLGGNPENLAEREMKAAGLEPTSRKGQKKYAELLAHHEPECKALGEQVRSNGGLYVLGTERHESRRIDNQLRGRSGRQGDPGESRFYLSLEDDLMRLFASDTMRGVMDRALPEDEAIESKMVTKAIERAQTTVEQKNAEVRKNVLKYDEVMNEQRNVIYRRRDQLLVSRPTNDSALEESALENPAEDLSENDSSGEPSSEGDLRDEVLDALGAVVDGAIEAFCGSDLPEEWDVDGLRVELDSYWPLGDGADAIGAAQSTDELYDLLSADGLAVFERRETELGADTMREVERQVMLRIIDQRWREHLYEMDHLREGIHLRAIGQRDPATEWKREGFELFSQLDGLIARDFLRYVMRIQVTAASESGEPEEVMTSGPEGPVTGAAAVAAAAGAPARVEESTPVPQATKVNSEWENTPRNAPCPCGTGRKYKQCHGA, from the coding sequence ATGAGTGTGTTTTCGCGCGTACTGCGCAGCGGTGAAGGTCGCAAGGTCAAGGCCCTCGAGGCCCTCGTCCCGGACATCAATGCGCTCAGTGATGCAACATCCGCTCTCTCCGACGATGCGCTCCGTGCCCGTACCTCTGAGTTCCGCCAAAGGTACGACAACGGAGAGAGCCTGGACGACCTTCTAGTGGAGGCGTTCGCCGTGGTGCGCGAGGCCTCGTGGCGGGTCATCGGCCAGCGGCACTACGACGTCCAGATGATGGGCGGCATGGCCCTACACCTTGGCTGGGTGGCCGAGATGCGCACCGGCGAAGGCAAGACGCTGGTCAGCACTCTGCCCGCCTATCTCAACGGGATCTCCGGCCGGGGCGTGCACCTATGCACCGTGAACGACTACCTGGCCAGCCGCGACGCCGAATGGATGGGTCAGATCCACCGTTGGTTAGGCCTATCGGTTGGATTGGTGGTCCCCGACGTCCGGGATCGAGCCGAAAAGCGTGCCGCTTACGCGGCCGACATCACCTACGGCACAAACAACGAACTGGGTTTCGATTACCTGCGGGACAATATGGCCATGGCCGGCGCCGAGAAGGCCCAGCGCGGACATGCCTTCTGCATCGTCGATGAGGTCGACTCGATCCTCATCGACGAGGCCCGTACGCCACTCATCATCAGCGGCCGTCTAGCCGAGGCGGCGGCGCTCTACCAACGGTTCGCCGCCGTGGTTCAGGGGCTGAACGCCGAGAGCCACTACGAGGTCGACGAGGAGAAGGGGATCATCGCTCCCACCGAGGCTGGAGTGCACGCCGTCGAGGCCGCCCTCGGTGTCGACAACCTCTACGACCAGGTGTCGTCCAACCTTGTCCACCAGTTCCATTCTGCGCTGAAAGCCAAGGAGCTCTACAAACGCGACAAGGACTACATCGTCGTGGATGGCGAGGTCCGGATCGTCGACGAGTTCACCGGCCGAGTACTCGAGGGCCGGCGCTGGTCGGACGGCATCCACCAGGCCGTGGAAGCCAAGGAGGGGGTGTCGATCAAGGAGGAGAACCAGACACTCGCGACGATCACCCTCCAGAACTACTTTCGCCTCTACGACAAGTTGGCCGGCATGACCGGAACGGCTGAGACCGAAGCGGCCGAACTGGCAGGCATCTACGGCCTCCAGGTGGTCCCCATTCCCACCAACCGCCCGTTGGCCCGTCTGGACCAGAGCGACCTGATCTTCAAGTCCGAAGCCGGCAAGTTCAGCGCTGTGGTCGACGACATCGTGGAGCGCCGTGACGGCGGCCAACCTGTGCTGGTCGGAACGGTGAGCGTCGAGAACTCCGAGCGCCTATCCCGCGAACTCGAGAAGCGAGGCGTGGACCACGAGGTGCTAAACGCCAAGCAGCATTTCCGCGAGGCCGACGTGGTTGCCCAGGCCGGTCGCCCGGGGGCCGTGACGGTAGCCACCAACATGGCCGGTCGAGGCGTGGACATCGTTCTAGGTGGCAACCCGGAGAACCTGGCTGAGCGGGAAATGAAGGCGGCCGGGCTGGAACCCACGAGCCGCAAAGGCCAAAAGAAGTACGCCGAACTGCTGGCCCACCATGAGCCGGAGTGCAAGGCCCTCGGTGAGCAGGTAAGGAGCAACGGTGGCCTCTACGTGCTGGGAACCGAACGGCACGAATCGCGGCGAATCGACAACCAGCTACGGGGTCGTAGCGGTCGACAGGGCGACCCCGGCGAGAGCCGTTTCTACCTCTCGCTAGAGGACGACCTGATGCGTCTCTTTGCCTCGGACACCATGAGGGGTGTCATGGACCGGGCGTTGCCAGAGGACGAGGCCATTGAATCCAAGATGGTCACCAAGGCCATCGAGCGGGCCCAGACGACCGTCGAGCAGAAGAACGCAGAGGTCCGCAAGAACGTCCTGAAGTACGACGAAGTGATGAACGAACAACGCAACGTCATCTACCGCCGTCGTGACCAGCTGTTGGTGAGTCGACCAACGAACGATTCGGCGCTGGAGGAGTCGGCACTGGAGAACCCGGCCGAAGACCTATCGGAGAACGATTCCTCGGGAGAACCGTCTAGTGAGGGTGATCTACGTGACGAGGTCCTCGACGCGTTGGGCGCGGTGGTCGACGGTGCCATTGAGGCTTTCTGTGGATCGGATCTGCCTGAGGAATGGGACGTCGACGGCCTGCGGGTTGAACTGGACTCGTACTGGCCACTGGGCGACGGTGCCGACGCCATAGGCGCGGCACAGTCAACCGACGAGCTCTACGACCTCCTGAGCGCCGACGGCCTTGCCGTGTTCGAGAGACGTGAGACCGAGCTAGGTGCCGACACCATGCGCGAAGTGGAGCGCCAGGTGATGCTCCGCATCATCGATCAGCGGTGGCGTGAGCACCTCTACGAGATGGATCACCTACGTGAGGGCATTCATCTGCGGGCCATCGGCCAACGCGATCCGGCCACCGAGTGGAAGCGTGAGGGTTTCGAGTTGTTTAGTCAACTCGATGGGCTGATCGCCCGGGATTTCCTGCGGTATGTGATGCGGATTCAGGTGACTGCGGCCTCCGAGTCCGGTGAGCCCGAGGAAGTGATGACCAGCGGCCCTGAGGGGCCGGTGACCGGTGCAGCGGCTGTCGCTGCCGCCGCGGGTGCCCCGGCCCGGGTTGAGGAGTCCACGCCAGTTCCTCAGGCCACCAAGGTCAACAGCGAGTGGGAGAACACGCCCCGTAACGCCCCGTGCCCATGCGGGACGGGGCGGAAGTACAAGCAGTGTCACGGAGCCTGA
- a CDS encoding permease-like cell division protein FtsX, translating to MAAILTVAISLSLVGASLLIREGADRATAQFQEGVEFIVFMRADASDDQDGAIRNVLDGSPAISGYTYVDKEAAYLEFQELFADKPELVESVTAEVMPPSYRIVPANPEAGNVAEMARQFGEQPGVKEVATATDAIRQIEDFSNRVSQALLVAAVVLVGVSALLILNTVFTAIGARRQEIEVMKLVGATNWFIRIPFMLEGTIHGLIGAALAVPALFVVDDQVLAYFQKSDAVPLFRGFAVPDGFVWDTSIWLLVIGGAVGMVGSAVAVTRYLDV from the coding sequence ATGGCAGCCATCCTGACGGTGGCAATCTCGTTGTCGTTAGTCGGCGCCTCCCTGCTTATCCGGGAGGGGGCTGACCGGGCCACGGCCCAATTCCAGGAAGGCGTGGAGTTCATTGTCTTCATGCGAGCCGACGCTTCGGACGACCAGGACGGCGCCATCCGGAATGTGTTGGACGGTAGCCCGGCCATCTCGGGCTATACGTATGTCGACAAGGAAGCGGCATACCTCGAGTTCCAGGAACTATTCGCCGACAAGCCCGAGTTGGTGGAGAGCGTGACAGCCGAGGTCATGCCGCCCTCCTACCGCATCGTGCCAGCTAACCCGGAGGCCGGAAACGTGGCCGAGATGGCCCGCCAGTTCGGCGAACAACCCGGCGTGAAGGAAGTGGCCACGGCAACCGATGCCATCCGTCAAATCGAGGACTTCTCCAACAGGGTCAGCCAGGCGCTCCTGGTTGCTGCTGTGGTGCTGGTCGGCGTCTCCGCACTACTGATCTTGAACACGGTATTCACCGCCATTGGTGCCCGTCGTCAGGAGATCGAGGTGATGAAGTTGGTTGGTGCGACCAACTGGTTCATCCGAATCCCGTTCATGTTGGAGGGCACCATCCATGGGTTGATTGGTGCCGCGCTGGCTGTTCCTGCCCTGTTCGTGGTCGACGACCAGGTGCTGGCCTACTTCCAGAAGTCCGATGCCGTGCCGTTGTTCCGGGGCTTCGCTGTGCCCGATGGGTTCGTCTGGGACACCAGTATCTGGCTGCTGGTCATCGGCGGTGCTGTAGGCATGGTCGGTTCCGCAGTGGCCGTCACCCGCTACCTGGACGTCTGA
- a CDS encoding J domain-containing protein: protein MTDRDPYDVLGVPRDATSDEIKKSYRRLAREHHPDANHGGNAGAAEAEFKAVAAAYEVLSDPERRDRFDRFGHTGSAGPGDPFAGFGDIFESFFGNSGFGGSGSPFGGGGFGGGGRRHAGPVSGEDLETVLEVDFEEAVFGSDAEVSVRTAVVCEDCEATGAAPGSSPETCSGCGGAGQVQRVRQSMLGQMVTSTACPTCSGRGQVIANPCGSCGGEGRSVEERSFTVQVRAGVDHGTTLRLTGRGAVGPRGGPAGDLYVRIQVRPHPIFERHGVDLLHRLHLPMTQAGLGVILDYETLDGVEELAIPRGTPTGEVFRFRGRGVPHLQGRGRGDLVVEVHVDTPTELSEEAEALLRALADERGEVVADADGGLISKIRSAFR from the coding sequence ATGACCGACCGCGATCCGTACGACGTTTTAGGTGTCCCCCGAGACGCCACGTCCGACGAGATCAAGAAGTCGTATAGACGACTGGCCCGTGAACACCACCCCGACGCCAACCACGGCGGCAATGCCGGTGCGGCTGAAGCGGAATTCAAGGCAGTGGCCGCTGCCTACGAGGTGCTGTCCGACCCCGAACGTCGTGACCGGTTCGACCGCTTCGGACATACCGGGTCCGCAGGCCCCGGCGATCCGTTCGCCGGTTTCGGCGACATCTTCGAGTCCTTCTTCGGAAACTCGGGCTTCGGTGGATCCGGATCCCCGTTCGGCGGCGGTGGCTTCGGTGGAGGAGGACGACGTCATGCCGGCCCGGTTTCCGGCGAGGATCTGGAGACAGTTCTCGAGGTCGACTTCGAGGAGGCGGTGTTCGGTTCCGACGCCGAGGTCTCGGTGCGGACGGCCGTGGTCTGCGAGGACTGTGAAGCCACCGGTGCCGCGCCCGGCTCCAGTCCTGAGACGTGTAGTGGATGCGGTGGTGCCGGTCAGGTCCAACGGGTTCGTCAGTCGATGCTGGGCCAGATGGTCACCAGTACGGCCTGTCCGACGTGTTCGGGTCGTGGACAGGTCATCGCGAACCCGTGCGGGAGTTGCGGCGGCGAGGGTCGGAGCGTCGAAGAGCGCTCCTTCACCGTCCAGGTTCGAGCCGGCGTCGACCACGGGACGACCCTTCGCCTGACGGGACGCGGTGCCGTGGGGCCACGGGGTGGACCGGCCGGCGATCTCTACGTTCGGATACAGGTGCGACCCCATCCGATTTTCGAACGCCACGGCGTCGATCTTCTTCACCGGTTGCATCTGCCGATGACACAGGCGGGCCTAGGGGTGATCCTGGACTATGAGACCCTGGACGGCGTCGAGGAGCTGGCCATTCCGCGCGGGACGCCGACCGGTGAAGTGTTCCGGTTCAGGGGTCGGGGAGTTCCCCACCTGCAGGGACGTGGTCGTGGTGACCTGGTGGTCGAGGTGCACGTCGACACGCCGACCGAACTCAGCGAAGAGGCCGAGGCTCTCCTGAGGGCTCTGGCTGACGAGCGGGGCGAGGTGGTAGCCGACGCCGATGGGGGCCTCATTTCCAAGATCCGCTCGGCGTTCCGGTAG